From Streptomyces sp. NBC_01551:
CGCTCCTCGGTCTCCCCGGCCTTCTTCGCGCCCGACACCCCGGCGAACACGCAGGCGCTGCACCCGTTGATCTGGCTGGCGCGCAGGTGGACCAGCTCCATGGTCTGCTGCGGGACGCCGCCCTTGTGCATGGCCTTGTACAGGTTCTGGATGCCCGTCATGGCGTCGGGCAGGACCATGGCCGGGTTCTTCATACGAGCGTTCATCGTGGTGTCTCCTCGGTGTGCGGTTCGCTTCCGTCACTGGGTTGACGGATCGCTCCGCGAGGATGTGACGGGGCAGCGGAAAAAATCTGCCCGCCCTCGCTCGCGGCGCGGTCGCGGCCTGGTCGGGCACCGCTCGGGGCCGCGCGGCCGCGTGGTCAGCGGGAGAGGCGGACCAGCATCTTGCCGGTGTTGGCGCCGGTCAGGACGCCGAGGAAGGCGTCGGGGGCGTGTTCGATGCCCTCGGTGACGGTTTCCTCCGTACGCAGCGTGCCGTCGGCCAGCCAGGACGCCGCCTTGCCGATCCACTCCGGGAACAGGTCGAAGTGGCTGGAGACCAGCATTCCCCGCAGGGTCGCCTCGCGGGCGGCGGCCCGGAAGAGGTTGTCCGGGCCCGGCGCCGGTGCGGACGCGTTGTAGCCGCTGATCGCGCCGACCATCGCGATCCGCCCGCCCTGCCGGACGGCGCCGATGGCCGCCTGGAGGTGGTCGCCGCCGACGGCGTCGAGGTAGACGTCGATGCCCTCGGGGGCGGCCTGCGCCAGCTGGCCGGGCAGGTCGCCCTGCCGGTAGTCGATCGCCGCGTCGTAGCCGAAGACGTCCAGCAGCTTCCTCGTCTTGTGCGGGCCGCCCGCCGAGCCGATGACGCGGGACGCGCCCAGCTGCCGCGCCAGCTGCCCGGCGACGCTGCCGACCGCGCCCGCCGCCGCCGACACGAACACCACGTCGCCCTCCTTCACCGGCGCGGTCCGCGTCAGCGCGGCGTACGCGGTCAGGCCCGTGGTGCCGAGCGGGCCCAGGTAGTCCGCCGGCGTGGCGATCCCGGTGTCGACGACGGTCGCCGCCGCCGCGTCCAGGACGGCGTACTCGCGCCACCCGAGGAAGTGCGAGACGGTCGAGCCGACCGGCACCGCCGCGTCCCGGGAGGCGATCACCTCGCCGACCGCACTGCCCTCCAGGGCGGCGCCGAGGGCGAACGGGGGGATGTAGGAGGGGGCGTCGTCCATCCGGCCCCGCATGTACGGGTCCACCGACATCCAGGTGTTGCGCACCAGGATCTGACCCTCAGCCGGTGCCGGGACCTCGGTGGTGACCAGCGCGAAGTTCCCGGACGCCGGGGCGCCGACGGGGCGGGAGGCGAGGCGGATCTCGCGGGAAACGGTGCGGGGGGTGGCGGTGGTGGTCATGGGGGTGTTCCCTTCGGGTTCGGGCCGCTCGGTCGCGGTCGCGGTCGCGGTGACAGGAACACCATGCGAGAGGCCGCGCACGGATCGCTGACGGTCCGCGCACGGCCCCCAAGTACCGTGGCCCGCATGCGTTTCGAGGTGCTCGGGCCAGTGACCGTACGGACGGACGACGGGACTCCCGTCCCCGTGCCCGAGGCGAAGGTACGGGCGCTGCTCGCCGCGCTGCTCGTGCACCACGGGCGGCCCGTGGCCGTGGACCGGCTGATCGACGACCTGTGGGGCGAGGACGCCCCCGGCAACCCCGGCAACACCCTCCAGACCAAGGTGTCCCAGCTGCGCCGCACCCTCGCCGGGGCCGAGGACGGCGGCCGCGCCCTGGTCGGGTACGGCCCGGCCGGCTACACGTTGCGGGTGTCCGGGGAGGCGGTGGACGCCGCCCGGTTCGAGGAACTCGCCGGCCGCGCCCGCGAGGAGTCCGGCGTACGGACGAAGTCGGCCCTGCTGACGCGGGCGCTCGGGCTGTGGCGCGGGCCGGCCTACGCCGATGTCCGGGACGCCGGCTTCGCCCGCGCGGCCGTCGCCCGCCTGGAGGAGCAGCGGGTCACGGTGCGGGAGGAGCTGGCGGAAGCCCGGCTGGAGCTGGGTGAACACGCGGCTCTCGCCGATGAGTTGAACGGGCTCGCCGGGGAGCACCCGCTGCGCCAGCGGCTGCGGGCCGCGCAGATGCGGGCCCTGTACGGCGCCGGGCGCCAGAGCGAGGCGCTCGCGGTGTACGGGGAGGTACGGACCCGCTTCGCGGAGGAACTCGGCATCGACCCGGGGCCGGAGCTGGCGGCACTGTACGAGGCGATCCTCCGACAGGACCCGACGGCGGCGGCACCGGTGGCGCCGGGGGCGCCGGGGCCGGGGCCGGGGGCGCCGGGGGCGGGGCCGGGGGCGCCGGGGGCGGGGCCGGGGGCGCCGGGGCCGGGGCCGGGGGCGCCGGGTCCGAGGGCGGGGGCCGCCGGGGCGGAGCCGGGGGCGCCGGGGCGGAGGGCGACCACGCCGGGGCCGGAGGCGCCGGGGCGGAGGGCGACCACGCCGGAGCCGGAGGCCGCCGCGCCGGAGCCGTGGGCGATGACGGCCGTACCGGAGTCGGAGGCAGCCGCGCCAGGGGCGGAGGCGGCCGGGGCGGAGCCGGGGGTGCCGGGGCGGAGGGCAGCCGCGCCGGGGCCGGGGCCGGGGGCAGCCGCGCCGCAGGCGGGGGCCGCAGCGGCGGGGCCGGAGGCCTCCGGGGCTGGGGCCGCAGGGGCTGCGGCGGGGGCCGGGGTGTGGGTCGGGGGTGGTTTGCCCGCGTCCGTCGGGGGGCTCGTTGGGCGGGAGGAGGACGTTGCCCGGGTGTGCGCGGCCGTTGAGGCGGGCCGACTCGTCACCCTCACCGGGCCCGGCGGCGTCGGCAAGACCCGGCTCGCGCTGGCGGCGGCGGCCCGGCTGGCGGACGCGCCCGCGTGCTCCGACGGCGTGTGGTTCGTGGAACTCGCCGGGGCGCGCGGGAGTGTGGCCGCGGTGGTCGCCGCCGCGCTCGGGGTGCGCGAAGACGCCGACGGCGCCGGCGGATCCGGGGCGCGGGGCGAGGACGCCGCCCGGGAGCGGCTGGCCGAGGCGATCGGAGCGCGCGGGCTGCTCCTCGTACTCGACAACTGCGAGCACGTCGTGGAAGCCGTCGCCACGCTGGCCGGGGAGCTGCTGCGGCGGGCTCCCGGGCTGCGGGTCCTCGCCACCAGTCAGGAGCCCCTGGCGCTCTCCGGCGAGGTGCTGGAGGCGGTCGCGCCGCTTCCCGAGGCCGAGGCCGTGCGGCTGTTCGCGGCCCGCGCGGCGGCCGCTGCGCCCGGGTTCACGCTGAGCCCCGACAACTCCGAGGCGGTGGCGCTGATCTGCCGCCGCCTCGACGGCATCCCGCTCGCCCTCGAACTGGCGGCCACCCGGGTCCGGGCGCTCGGGGTGCACACGCTGGCCGACCGGCTGCACGACCGGTTCCGGCTGCTCAACCAGGTACGCCGGGACGCGCCCGCGCGGCAGCGGACGCTGCGGGCGGTCATCGACTGGAGCTGGGAGCTGCTGAAGCCGGACGAACGGGTGGCGCTGCGGCGGCTGGCCGTGTTCTGCGGCGGCTTCACCCTGGAGTCGGCCGAGGCGGTGTGCGCGGGCGGGGAGATCGGCACGGACGAGGTGCTGGACCTGGTCACGCGGCTCGTGGACTGCTCGCTGGTGGCGACGGCGTACGGGGGAGACGGGGCGCGCCTGCGGACGCTGGAATCGGTGACCGCGTACGGGCTGGAGCGGCTCGCGGAGGCGGGCGCCGCCGAGGCGGACGCCGTGCGGCTGCGGCACGCCGAGCACTGCACCGCCCTCGCCGAGCGGGCGGCGTCCCATCTGCACGGCCCCGGCCAGCGGGAATGGCTGCGCCGGCTCGACGACGAGTCCCACAACCTGCGGGCCGCGCTGGACCACGCGGTGGCGGCCGGGGCCGGGGATCTGGCCCTGCGTCTGGTCAACGCCCTGGCCTGGTACTGGTGCCTGCGCGGCCGCATCGCCGAGGCGCGCGCGGCGCTGGACGCCGCGCTGGCGTGCGCGACGGCAACCGGAGCCTCCGGGGCGGCAGTCGCCGGCGCCCACGCCCGCCGCGCGGCCTTCGCAGCCCTGGCGGGCACCCCGGACGGGCCCGGGGAAGCGGACCTGGAATCCGCCGACGCGCGGGGCCGCTGGCTCCTGGAATTCGCCCGCCTCGGCTTCGCCGATGCCGGGGCCGGGGCCGGGGCGGGAGAGGACGCCGGGGCGCGAGAGGACGGCGAGGCGGAAGAGGGTGGCGGGGCGCGAGAGGGCGGCGAGGGCCCCACCGCCGGCGGCCCCACCGGCGGCGGCCACCCCGGCGGCGGCGACCCCGGCGAGGGCCACCCCGCCCGCGGCCACGCCTGCGCGGGCCTCGACCGGCTTGTGGCTCAGTTTCGGGGAGTCGGGGACCGGTGGGGGGAGGCGGCCGCGCTCAACGCTCTCGCGACGCGGGCGCTCTACCGGGGCGACCTCGCGGAGCTGCGGCGCAACGCCGAGGCCAGTGCCGCGCTGTTCGCGGAACTCGGTGACCGGTGGGGCCAGTTGCAGGCCTCCGAGCAGCTCGGTGTGCTCGCCGAGCTGGCCGGCGACTACCCGACCGCCGCCCGGCTGCACCGGGAGGGCGTACGCAGTGCGCAGGAACTGGAGCTCTGGACGCAGGTCTCCTTCCGGCTGGCGCGGCAGGGCCGGATCGCCCTGCTGACCGGCGACACCACCCGCGCGGCGGAACTCCACGAGCGGGCCCGGCGGCTCGCCGTGGAGCAGTCACACCGCCCCGCCGAACAGTTCGCGGAGATCGGCCTGGCGCTCGGCGCCCGCCGCGACGGCGACCTGGACGCCGCCGAGGCCCGGCTGCTGCCGTGGCTGGAGTGGAACCGGCGGCTCGGGGTCGATTCCGGGGCGGCGCTGGTCCTCGCGCAGCTCGGGTACGTCGCCGAGCTGCGCGGAGACCGCGGGCGCGCCGAGGAACGGCACCGCGAGGGCCTGGCGGCGGCCCGCCGGTCGGGCGACCCCCGCGCCCTGGCGCTGGCCTTCGAGGGCTTGGCCGGGGCCCTGCCCGCGGGCCGGGCGGCCCACGCCGCGACCCTCCTCGGCGCGGCCGCCGCCCTGCGGAAGTCCGCGGGCACGCCCCTGCCCGAGGCGGAACGCGCCGACGTGGACCGCGCGACGGCCCGCCTGCGCACCACCCTCGGCGACGCCGCTTTCACCGCCGCCTTCACCCGGGGCCGCACCCGGCCCACCGAACCCGACGCGTAGGGCCGTCACACTCGCGCCGCCCGGTTCGTCAGTGGGGTGTCGAACTGAAACCGCCTGACGAGGAGCGCCCCGCATGTCCATCTCCACCGCCGCCACCGCCGTCACCGTTCTCGCCGCCGCCATGGCCGGCTTCTCGGGCTACTCGCTCCTCTCCCGCGCCGCCTGGGTCGTGGAGGCCATGACCGCGTACCGCGTCCCCCGCAGCTGGTGGACCTGGCTCGGCGCGGCCAAGGCCGCCGGCGCCGCGGGACTGCTGCTCGGGCTGTTCGTGCCCGTCATCGGCGTCGTCGCCGCCGTCGCCCTCGTCCTGTACTTCACGGGCGCCGTCGTCACCGTCATCCGCGCCCGCTCGTACGCCCACATCCCCTTCCCGCTGCTCTACGCGGCCCCCGTCATCGGAGCCCTCGTACTCGCCTCCTGAGGGCTCCGCGGTGACGGGGGATCACGGGCTCACGGGCTCACGGGCTCACGGGCTTCACGGACTGCTCTTGACCCCGTCCAGGAACGGCTCCAGCACCGCGCGCCACGCGGTGGGCTGGTCGTAGTGGAGGTAGTGCCCGGCGTCGGGGATCTCGGCGTACTGGCCCTCCGGGAGGACCCGGACCATCTCCTGGGCCTCCGCGCGGCCGAGTTCGCCGTCCAGCCCCCGGACGACCAGCGTCGGGCAGCCGACCTGCGCGAGCTCCTCCCAGTGCGCGTCGTGCACCCAGGTCTCGCGCGCGGTCAGCATCTGGCGGCGGGAGAAGAGCGGACGCCAGCCGTCCGATGCCTGGTGCATGACCTCCGCGAAGAACGCGCCGCGGCCCGGGTCGGGGCGCTCCACCCGGGGATCGTCCTCGCCGAACCAGCGG
This genomic window contains:
- a CDS encoding NADP-dependent oxidoreductase: MTTTATPRTVSREIRLASRPVGAPASGNFALVTTEVPAPAEGQILVRNTWMSVDPYMRGRMDDAPSYIPPFALGAALEGSAVGEVIASRDAAVPVGSTVSHFLGWREYAVLDAAAATVVDTGIATPADYLGPLGTTGLTAYAALTRTAPVKEGDVVFVSAAAGAVGSVAGQLARQLGASRVIGSAGGPHKTRKLLDVFGYDAAIDYRQGDLPGQLAQAAPEGIDVYLDAVGGDHLQAAIGAVRQGGRIAMVGAISGYNASAPAPGPDNLFRAAAREATLRGMLVSSHFDLFPEWIGKAASWLADGTLRTEETVTEGIEHAPDAFLGVLTGANTGKMLVRLSR
- a CDS encoding BTAD domain-containing putative transcriptional regulator, whose protein sequence is MRFEVLGPVTVRTDDGTPVPVPEAKVRALLAALLVHHGRPVAVDRLIDDLWGEDAPGNPGNTLQTKVSQLRRTLAGAEDGGRALVGYGPAGYTLRVSGEAVDAARFEELAGRAREESGVRTKSALLTRALGLWRGPAYADVRDAGFARAAVARLEEQRVTVREELAEARLELGEHAALADELNGLAGEHPLRQRLRAAQMRALYGAGRQSEALAVYGEVRTRFAEELGIDPGPELAALYEAILRQDPTAAAPVAPGAPGPGPGAPGAGPGAPGAGPGAPGPGPGAPGPRAGAAGAEPGAPGRRATTPGPEAPGRRATTPEPEAAAPEPWAMTAVPESEAAAPGAEAAGAEPGVPGRRAAAPGPGPGAAAPQAGAAAAGPEASGAGAAGAAAGAGVWVGGGLPASVGGLVGREEDVARVCAAVEAGRLVTLTGPGGVGKTRLALAAAARLADAPACSDGVWFVELAGARGSVAAVVAAALGVREDADGAGGSGARGEDAARERLAEAIGARGLLLVLDNCEHVVEAVATLAGELLRRAPGLRVLATSQEPLALSGEVLEAVAPLPEAEAVRLFAARAAAAAPGFTLSPDNSEAVALICRRLDGIPLALELAATRVRALGVHTLADRLHDRFRLLNQVRRDAPARQRTLRAVIDWSWELLKPDERVALRRLAVFCGGFTLESAEAVCAGGEIGTDEVLDLVTRLVDCSLVATAYGGDGARLRTLESVTAYGLERLAEAGAAEADAVRLRHAEHCTALAERAASHLHGPGQREWLRRLDDESHNLRAALDHAVAAGAGDLALRLVNALAWYWCLRGRIAEARAALDAALACATATGASGAAVAGAHARRAAFAALAGTPDGPGEADLESADARGRWLLEFARLGFADAGAGAGAGEDAGAREDGEAEEGGGAREGGEGPTAGGPTGGGHPGGGDPGEGHPARGHACAGLDRLVAQFRGVGDRWGEAAALNALATRALYRGDLAELRRNAEASAALFAELGDRWGQLQASEQLGVLAELAGDYPTAARLHREGVRSAQELELWTQVSFRLARQGRIALLTGDTTRAAELHERARRLAVEQSHRPAEQFAEIGLALGARRDGDLDAAEARLLPWLEWNRRLGVDSGAALVLAQLGYVAELRGDRGRAEERHREGLAAARRSGDPRALALAFEGLAGALPAGRAAHAATLLGAAAALRKSAGTPLPEAERADVDRATARLRTTLGDAAFTAAFTRGRTRPTEPDA
- a CDS encoding DoxX family protein, giving the protein MSISTAATAVTVLAAAMAGFSGYSLLSRAAWVVEAMTAYRVPRSWWTWLGAAKAAGAAGLLLGLFVPVIGVVAAVALVLYFTGAVVTVIRARSYAHIPFPLLYAAPVIGALVLAS